Proteins found in one Aspergillus chevalieri M1 DNA, chromosome 2, nearly complete sequence genomic segment:
- a CDS encoding PLP-dependent cysteine synthase family protein (COG:E;~EggNog:ENOG410PVP2;~InterPro:IPR036052,IPR001926;~PFAM:PF00291) — MRFPPTSVPTSLELIGNTPVVRLRHVVPDNCARVFLLMESFNPTGSYKDRMAKSMINETERQGHLRSGMTVVEATGGSTGSSLSFVCAVKRYPFHVVSSNAFSVEKLRTMTAFGANLDLIHTPTGKVTPDLIPSMIRRAEEVSEAKDYYFTNQFKNRAALLGYETIGHELVQQFPEGIDLFCGAVGTAGMMMGVARALKEKWPETHVAVLEPASSPTITESRPGTHHVEGIGIGYIPPHLDRQLYDEALRILEHDGRSMCCRLAKEEGLLVGTSTGLNVVAAIKLAKEIGPDRTVVTVAADTGLKYLNGSLFANG, encoded by the coding sequence ATGCGCTTCCCTCCGACCTCGGTTCCTACCTCCTTGGAGCTAATCGGCAACACACCGGTAGTACGTCTGCGTCATGTCGTTCCAGATAATTGTGCGCGTGTCTTCCTGTTAATGGAATCCTTCAACCCAACTGGCTCGTATAAGGATCGTATGGCAAAGTCAATGATCAATGAGACCGAGCGTCAGGGACATCTGAGGTCAGGTATGACGGTTGTGGAAGCTACTGGTGGAAGTACAGGTTCCTCACTCTCCTTTGTCTGTGCCGTAAAACGGTATCCATTCCATGTCGTGTCGTCGAATGCATTTTCTGTCGAGAAACTTCGAACTATGACTGCTTTCGGTGCAAATCTTGACCTGATTCACACTCCCACCGGCAAAGTCACTCCAGATCTTATACCCTCTATGATACGTCGCGCAGAAGAAGTCAGTGAGGCCAAGGATTATTACTTCACCAACCAGTTCAAAAACCGGGCAGCTCTTCTTGGATACGAGACCATTGGCCACGAATTAGTCCAGCAGTTTCCAGAGGGAATTGATCTATTCTGCGGTGCTGTTGGCACTGCTGGTATGATGATGGGAGTCGCGCGGGCCCTGAAAGAAAAGTGGCCAGAAACCCATGTTGCCGTTCTTGAACCGGCATCTTCACCTACAATAACCGAAAGCCGTCCTGGAACGCATCATGTTGAAGGTATCGGTATCGGGTACATTCCGCCGCATCTAGATCGTCAGTTATATGATGAAGCACTTCGAATATTGGAACATGACGGGCGAAGCATGTGTTGTCGCCTTgccaaagaagaaggattGCTCGTTGGGACATCCACTGGTCTCAACGTAGTGGCCGCGATCAAACTGGCAAAGGAGATAGGACCGGATAGAACTGTCGTCACTGTAGCGGCAGACACGGGACTCAAATATCTGAATGGAAGCTTGTTCGCCAATGGATGA
- a CDS encoding uncharacterized protein (COG:S;~EggNog:ENOG410PPVP) — MPQRLPARFDSLPKLCKEILKKFSMMNLRHSAETEAQYRREFYTGFSHVAGQGVPITSEWSTSKDGRVDFYIPEREWAVKLLRDHDRVDQHISQFKEGGKDRPWLKEEMVKDWIIIDCATSLPTKKFSEPRLWHAVFINDHSELRLYDHQQALTMSVHLRN, encoded by the exons ATGCCACAGCGcctgcctgccagatttgactcgctaccaaaattatgcaaagagATCCTCAAGAAATTCTCTATGATGAACCTAAGACACTCAGCTGAGACAGAAGCCCAATACCGACGTGAATTCTATACCGGATTCAGTCATGTAGCAGGACAAGGTGTACCGATAaccagtgaatggtcaacatccaaggatggtcgagtggatttctatattcCAGAAAGGGAATGGGCGGTTAAATTGTTGAGAGACCATGATAGAGTTGATCAACATATCTCTCAATTCAAGGAGGGCGGAAAGGATCGTCCCTGGCTGAAGGAGGAAATGgtcaaggattggatcataatcgacTGTGCAACTTCTTTGCCGACCAAAA AGTTCTCTGAGCCTAGGCTCTGGCATGCTGTGTTCATCAATGACCATTCTGAATTGCGGCTGTATGACCATCAGCAAGCTCTTAcgatgtctgtgcatctaagGAATTGA
- a CDS encoding putative short-chain dehydrogenase (COG:Q;~EggNog:ENOG410PJKV;~InterPro:IPR036291,IPR002347;~PFAM:PF00106,PF13561;~go_process: GO:0055114 - oxidation-reduction process [Evidence IEA]), producing MAPYGAETTATQLVNDYADLIKGKVVLTTGISPGSLGGYFVQAIAKAGPSCLILAARNPDKAQQTANEVSAAQPTVKTRILQLDLGLFKNVRRAADEVNSWDDVPVIDVLVNNAGIMAPEYKATDDGFESQLATNHLGPFLFTNLIMEKILASKSPRVVMVSSDGHRLNPFRFDDYNFDDGKSYNKWYAYGQSKTANMLMSISLAEKLGIKHNLLAFSLHPGVIWTNLANHLDMETDFDGLRVADRTLGNREGWGEFKVKTLDQGVATHVYAAFDLGLNAHNGAYLIDSRIGNPIADTIKSWATSSLEAKRLWSLSEKLVGQEFPY from the exons ATGGCTCCATACGGCGCTGAGACCACGGCCACTCAGCTGGTCAACGACTACGCCGACCTCATCAAAGGCAAAGTTGTTCTGACAACCGGTATCTCTCCGGGTTCTCTAGGCGGGTATTTCGTCCAGGCCATCGCCAAGGCAGGCCCATCATGCCTCATTCTCGCCGCCCGCAACCCAGACAAAGCCCAGCAGACGGCCAACGAGGTCAGCGCTGCACAACCAACCGTCAAGACTCGCATCCTCCAATTGGATCTCGGTTTATTCAAGAATGTCCGTCGGGCGGCGGATGAGGTCAACTCCTGGGATGATGTCCCCGTCATTGACGTGCTGGTCAACAATGCAGGGATCATGGCTCCAGAGTACAAGGCCACTGACGATGGCTTTGAATCCCAGCTGGCGACTAACCATCTCGGCCCTTTTCTGTTCACCAATCTCATTATGGAGAAGATTCTCGCCTCCAAGAGCCCCCGTGTGGTCATGGTGAGCAGCGACGGCCATCGCCTTAATCCCTTCCGGTTTGACGACTACAATTTCGAT GATGGGAAGAGTTATAACAAATGGTATGCTTATGGTCAGTCAAAAACTGCCAACATGTTGATGTCCATCTCACTCGCGGAAAAGCTTGGCATCAAACACAATCTTCTCGCCTTTAGTCTTCATCCTGGTGTGATCTGGACCAATCTCGCCAACCACTTGGATATGGAAACGGATTTTGATGGATTGC GTGTCGCCGATAGAACTTTGGGAAACCGTGAAGGCTGGGGAGAATTCAAGGTAAAGACGCTAGATCAAGGTGTGGCGACTCACGTTTATGCAGCGTTTGATCTGGGTCTGAATG CCCACAACGGTGCGTATCTGATAGATTCTCGGATCGGTAATCCTATAGCAGACACGATAAAGTCATGGGCAACCAGCAGCCTGGAAGCAAAGAGACTTTGGTCTTTGAGCGAGAAGCTTGTTGGCCAGGAGTTTCCTTACTAG
- a CDS encoding uncharacterized protein (COG:S;~EggNog:ENOG410Q05F;~InterPro:IPR012337,IPR008906;~PFAM:PF05699;~go_function: GO:0046983 - protein dimerization activity [Evidence IEA]), protein MHQPSTSPTSELEMLLNSTTPRSQHSQTRKNNDELTQYLERGLVYTPPRLFWKEHELEFPALSSLARDILSIPASGAGVERLFNSACDICHYRRGNLKSDTIKDLMMYMCTSKFEIKQEELDLIKEYLSAGEITGIEEEKALSQPQEDLEPISDNEEDDILYNSQPAAPSERALGKRRRSISSEPRDEIDHELDDDDGDHPLPNIPEEKSSMQARSRRVRKQPKMPAGFEIDRY, encoded by the exons ATGCATCAACCATCTACAAGCCCTACTTCTGAGCTTGAGATGCTACTTAACTCTACAACCCCCAGATCTCAGCAttcacaaacaagaaagaataatgatgagcttacacaatatctagagagag GTCTTGTTTATACTCCTCCAAGACTcttctggaaagagcatgagctTGAATTTCCAGCACTATCAAGCCTTGCTCGGGATATCCTTTCTATCCCAgctagtggtgctggtgttgagcgcCTCTTTAACTCTGCTTGTGATATCTGTCATTATCGTCGAGGAAACCTCAAATCTgatacaatcaaggatctgatgatgtatatgtgcacatcaaagtttgagattaaacaagaggagctagatttgataaaagagtatctctcagctggtgaaattacaggcattgaggaggaaaaagccctctctcagccccaggaagatttggaaccaataagcgacaatgaggaagatgatatactATATAACTCACAGCCTGCAGCACCTAGTGAGCGTGCCCTAGGGAAACGACgcagaagcatttcttctgagccaagggatgagatagaccatgagcttgatgatgatgatggtgatcatcctctacctaatataccagaagaaaagagtagtatgcaggcacgttcaagaagagttcggaaacagccaaagatgccagctggctttgaaattgatagataCTAG
- a CDS encoding uncharacterized protein (COG:T;~EggNog:ENOG410PMT2;~InterPro:IPR000719,IPR011009,IPR008271,IPR017441;~PFAM:PF00069;~go_function: GO:0004672 - protein kinase activity [Evidence IEA];~go_function: GO:0005524 - ATP binding [Evidence IEA];~go_process: GO:0006468 - protein phosphorylation [Evidence IEA]), whose amino-acid sequence MPSPGPPLPPGILVDEETSPVYDSKYFYPAKPGEVLADRYQTLAKVGWGVSSTVWLAHDLQGHIEEPEGVVALKIANNNASSAGHEREVEEHISTADPSHRGRSLIRTLIDSFEVKVPEGSYSCLVYRPMREPLSMYQRRFDDRKMPLPVIKTYIRALLTGLVYLHEECRIVHTDLKLENIMVSFEDPTVLADFMDSQLEKPMAFKIDSAGRPVYQSRNDFGPLKGLRSIPQLVDFGLATRLDEDDDWGVWPIQPDHYRAPEVILGNGWQMPVDIWNLGVLLWDMIEGKELFRHIHNQQGRYDAKLHIAEMIALLGPPPPEVIQRYQYMREYSWLEPVRREDDRVCETAEEYFCGPFFDNNGCFLYEDLIPD is encoded by the exons ATGCCTTCTCCCGGGCCACCTTTACCGCCCGGCATACTCGTCGATGAAGAGACCTCGCCAGTATACGATTCCAAGTACTTCTACCCAGCGAAGCCTGGAGAGGTACTCGCCGATCGTTACCAAACCCTGGCCAAGGTTGGCTGGGGCGTGTCTTCAACAGTATGGCTCGCGCATGATTTGCAAGG GCATATCGAAGAGCCAGAGGGCGTCGTGGCACTGAAAATCGCCAATAACAATGCGAGTTCCGCTGGTCATGAGCGCGAGGTTGAAGAGCACATTTCCACAGCAGACCCATCACATCGCGGTCGCTCACTTATCCGAACATTAATAGACTCTTTTGAAGTTAAAGTTCCAGAAGGTTCTTATTCGTGTCTTGTGTATCGGCCTATGAGGGAGCCATTGTCGATGTATCAGCGGCGCTTTGACGATAGAAAGATGCCACTGCCCGTCATTAAAACATACATTCGTGCTCTTCTTACGGGACTTGTTTATCTTCACGAAGAATGCAGGATAGTCCATACGG ATCTAAAGcttgaaaacatcatggtctCATTCGAGGATCCAACCGTGCTTGCTGATTTCATGGATTCTCAGCTTGAAAAACCGATGGCTTTCAAGATTGATTCAGCGGGACGACCAGTGTATCAGTCCCGTAATGACTTCGGGCCACTCAAAGGTCTGAGAAGTATACCACAGCTTGTCGACTTTGGCTTGGCAACCAGActcgacgaagacgacgacTGGGGCGTCTGGCCTATTCAGCCAGACCACTATCGGGCGCCAGAGGTGATACTGGGTAATGGATGGCAAATGCCTGTGGATATTTGGAATCTTGGTGTTCTG TTGTGGGATATGATCGAAGGCAAAGAGCTATTTCGGCATATCCATAATCAACAAGGTCGCTACGATGCTAAACTACACATCGCCGAAATGATAGCCTTACTCGGTCCACCCCCTCCAGAGGTCATACAAAGGTATCAATACATGCGAGAGTACTCGTGGCTGGAACCTGTCAGACGAGAAGACGACAGAGTATGCGAGACTGCGGAGGAGTACTTCTGTGGGCCATTCTTTGACAATAACG GTTGCTTTCTCTATGAAGACCTGATCCCCGACTGA
- a CDS encoding uncharacterized protein (COG:S;~EggNog:ENOG410PR4A;~InterPro:IPR001480,IPR036426): MPHPHNTLGNDEWLLTGDSLWSENGVYEFRMQDDGKVVVYENGNPRWQNTKQQRSDVKGVQMQADGNLVIYTHDGEAVWHSNTAPGKDVILVIQNDGNLVLYKGNPVWASSTTPSA, from the exons ATGCCTCACCCTCACAACACCCTCGGTAACGATGAGTGGTTGCTCACGGGCGACAGTCTGTGGAGTGAGAATGGCGTCTACGAGTTCAGAATGCAGGATGACGGCAAGGTTGTCGTGTATGAGAACGGCAACCCGAGGTGGCAGAACACCAAGCAGCAGCGCTCTGACGTGAAGGGTGTCCAAATGCAGGCAGATGGCAACCTGGTCATCTA CACCCATGATGGCGAAGCTGTCTGGCACTCTAACACCGCCCCCGGGAAGGATGTCATCCTTGTCATCCAGAATGATGGCAACCTCGTTCTTTACAAGGGCAACCCAGTCTGGGCCAGTTCGACCACCCCCTCCGCTTAA